In a genomic window of Armatimonadota bacterium:
- a CDS encoding YifB family Mg chelatase-like AAA ATPase: MLVRVDSSAILGVDAYVVEVEVDVAMGMSSFTIVGLPDAAVKESGERVRAAIRNTGCEFPYNKRITVNLAPADIKKVGPIYDLPIAVGILGASGQVSREFLDEMMVVGELSLDGAVRSVHGVLPMALAARDSGKKYLVVPQDNTREAAVVDGIGVYPVGSLTEVMELMEDVGSKAPAHVDLGTFDLNRPHYDLDFADVKGQEHVKRALEVAAAGGHNILMIGPPGSGKTMLARRIPGILPPMNLDEALETTKLFSVSGRLDSSTSLVTTRPFRSPHHTISNAGLSGGGTYPQPGEVSLAHHGVLFLDELPEFRRDVLEILRQPLEDGHVTISRVAGSLTYPARFMLVGAMNPCPCGFFSDPTRPCTCHPGLINKYLQRISGPLLDRIDIHIEVPRLRDQELVNVPTGETSTAIRTRVERARETQRVRFGSNGAGIYCNAHMGAKQIRQYCVAKDDVKDLLKTAINQLNLSARAYDRILKLARTIADLEGVEDITLAHVAEAVQYRSLDRKLWG; encoded by the coding sequence GTGCTCGTTCGAGTGGACTCCAGCGCAATCCTGGGCGTAGACGCCTACGTGGTCGAGGTCGAGGTAGACGTCGCCATGGGTATGTCCTCCTTCACGATCGTCGGTCTGCCGGACGCCGCGGTCAAGGAGTCTGGGGAGCGTGTCAGAGCAGCCATCCGTAATACCGGCTGCGAGTTTCCCTACAACAAGCGCATCACCGTCAACCTGGCGCCCGCCGATATCAAGAAGGTCGGCCCGATCTACGACCTTCCCATCGCAGTCGGCATCCTCGGGGCCAGCGGGCAAGTCTCCCGGGAGTTCCTGGACGAAATGATGGTCGTCGGCGAACTGTCACTCGACGGCGCCGTCCGTTCGGTGCATGGCGTCCTCCCGATGGCCCTCGCCGCGAGGGATTCCGGCAAGAAGTACCTTGTCGTTCCCCAGGATAACACCCGCGAGGCGGCCGTCGTGGACGGGATAGGTGTCTACCCGGTTGGGTCCCTCACCGAGGTTATGGAACTGATGGAGGACGTCGGCAGCAAGGCGCCCGCTCATGTGGACCTCGGCACTTTCGATCTAAACCGGCCGCACTACGACCTCGATTTCGCCGATGTCAAGGGGCAGGAGCACGTCAAGCGCGCGCTCGAAGTCGCCGCCGCCGGTGGACACAACATCCTCATGATCGGCCCGCCCGGAAGCGGCAAGACAATGCTCGCCCGGCGGATTCCCGGCATACTCCCGCCGATGAACCTCGACGAGGCGCTCGAGACGACCAAGCTCTTCAGCGTGAGCGGCCGGCTGGACTCGAGCACATCGCTCGTCACTACGCGCCCGTTCCGCTCGCCCCATCACACGATCTCGAACGCCGGACTCAGCGGCGGAGGAACATATCCCCAGCCGGGGGAGGTCAGCCTGGCGCACCACGGCGTGTTGTTTCTCGACGAGCTTCCCGAGTTCCGGCGCGATGTGCTCGAGATCCTCCGCCAGCCGCTCGAAGATGGGCACGTGACGATCAGCCGCGTCGCCGGGTCGCTCACGTATCCCGCCCGGTTCATGCTCGTGGGGGCGATGAACCCCTGTCCCTGCGGCTTCTTCAGCGACCCGACGCGCCCCTGCACCTGCCACCCCGGGCTGATCAACAAGTATCTGCAGCGCATCTCCGGCCCGCTGCTCGATCGGATTGACATACACATCGAGGTCCCGCGCCTCCGAGACCAGGAACTCGTGAACGTCCCGACCGGCGAGACCTCGACCGCGATCCGCACGAGGGTCGAGCGCGCTCGGGAGACCCAGCGGGTTCGGTTCGGCTCGAACGGCGCCGGAATCTACTGCAACGCGCACATGGGCGCCAAGCAGATCCGGCAGTACTGCGTTGCGAAGGATGACGTCAAAGACCTGCTCAAGACGGCAATCAATCAGCTCAACCTCTCCGCCCGCGCCTATGATCGCATCCTCAAGCTCGCGCGCACGATTGCGGATCTTGAGGGTGTCGAGGATATCACGCTCGCCCACGTCGCCGAAGCGGTCCAGTACCGGAGTCTCGATAGGAAGCTCTGGGGCTAG
- a CDS encoding type II toxin-antitoxin system HicA family toxin gives MKVRAVIKRIEDDGWYRVRMRGSHRQFRHPAKPGVVTIAGHPNKDMHPETLRSVWRQAQIGD, from the coding sequence ATGAAAGTGCGTGCTGTGATCAAGCGAATCGAGGATGACGGTTGGTATCGGGTTAGAATGCGGGGGAGTCATCGGCAGTTCAGACACCCCGCGAAGCCCGGAGTGGTTACCATTGCCGGTCATCCGAACAAGGACATGCATCCTGAAACCCTGCGCAGTGTCTGGCGACAGGCTCAGATAGGAGATTGA
- a CDS encoding type II toxin-antitoxin system HicB family antitoxin → MRNYLVVYEHEGDSWSAYVPDLPGCVAAADSRGKVSSLIREAIEFHIEGMRADGLPIPEPKADAERMDVAA, encoded by the coding sequence ATGAGGAACTACCTGGTCGTCTATGAGCATGAGGGCGATAGTTGGAGTGCCTACGTCCCGGACCTGCCGGGATGCGTCGCTGCTGCTGACTCGAGGGGAAAGGTGTCCTCTCTCATCCGTGAAGCGATCGAGTTCCATATCGAAGGAATGCGTGCAGACGGCCTCCCCATCCCTGAACCGAAGGCCGACGCCGAACGTATGGACGTTGCCGCCTGA
- a CDS encoding rhomboid family intramembrane serine protease yields MLLPYRVKNPPKRFPYVTLGIISANVIVFAMTSRYFLVIREEVVVRYAFHLWAAPFVNFMSSSFLHADLLHLLGNMWFLWVFGPAVEDRLGLAKFVAVYAATGLVGDLSQTLLDVAFNGQNQPIIGASACIMGIAGAYWFAFPWSKVCVFYWIWWFWHGVFEVSAHWVITAYILLDLWSGLLGGVEHVSGGVASFAHVGGGIAGVLLCALMRVRRDTEEVSEARAVHADMKDLANMPFDALQSMLEAEPDNTDVLRAAIVVAMRQGKQQVVADAIARLGSSLVLKDRYLVYSYLMDLRGDPSIYQSVHLLRLAGQFEQSCEHDMAINVYKLITDTRPTEMEAENALYRMAYCYWAVYKHREYAGACLAQLQKRFPRGQMMPFAVSLWKQIEAAGSGQSPTGA; encoded by the coding sequence ATGTTGCTCCCGTACCGCGTGAAGAACCCGCCGAAGCGCTTTCCGTACGTCACGCTTGGCATCATCTCCGCGAACGTCATCGTCTTCGCGATGACCAGCCGGTACTTCCTGGTCATCCGCGAGGAGGTCGTAGTGCGGTATGCTTTCCATCTATGGGCGGCCCCGTTCGTCAACTTCATGTCGAGTTCGTTTCTCCACGCCGATCTGCTCCATCTGCTCGGAAACATGTGGTTCCTCTGGGTATTCGGACCGGCGGTCGAGGATCGGCTCGGCTTGGCGAAGTTCGTCGCGGTCTATGCGGCCACAGGTCTCGTCGGCGATCTCTCTCAGACGCTGCTGGATGTCGCGTTCAACGGCCAGAACCAACCGATCATCGGCGCGTCGGCATGCATCATGGGAATCGCGGGTGCCTACTGGTTCGCCTTCCCGTGGAGCAAAGTCTGTGTCTTCTACTGGATATGGTGGTTCTGGCACGGTGTCTTCGAGGTGTCGGCCCACTGGGTCATCACCGCCTACATACTGCTCGACCTGTGGAGCGGTTTGCTCGGCGGGGTGGAGCACGTGAGCGGCGGAGTGGCGAGCTTCGCCCACGTCGGCGGAGGAATCGCGGGTGTGCTGCTCTGCGCTCTCATGCGCGTTAGGCGCGATACGGAGGAGGTTTCCGAGGCGAGAGCCGTTCACGCTGACATGAAGGACCTTGCAAACATGCCCTTCGACGCGCTTCAGAGCATGCTGGAGGCTGAGCCGGACAACACAGATGTGCTGCGGGCGGCCATCGTAGTGGCGATGCGTCAGGGGAAGCAGCAGGTCGTTGCAGATGCCATCGCCCGATTGGGTTCCTCTCTAGTCCTGAAGGATCGTTACCTCGTCTACAGCTATCTGATGGACCTCCGGGGCGATCCGAGCATCTATCAGTCCGTTCATCTGCTTCGGCTCGCCGGGCAGTTCGAGCAGTCGTGCGAGCACGACATGGCCATCAACGTCTACAAGCTGATAACGGACACGCGCCCGACAGAGATGGAGGCCGAGAATGCGCTCTATCGGATGGCCTACTGCTATTGGGCGGTCTACAAGCATAGGGAGTACGCCGGCGCGTGTCTCGCCCAGCTTCAGAAGCGCTTTCCCCGCGGCCAGATGATGCCGTTCGCGGTCTCGCTCTGGAAGCAGATCGAGGCGGCCGGCAGCGGTCAGTCGCCCACAGGAGCATAG
- a CDS encoding cellulase family glycosylhydrolase — translation MRLGVAVVAFFVLLVGGAECKQMELIKIGRDGKSFVLASSGKPFVPRGFNYDRDDSGRLLEDYWDTEWPTVHEDLAEMKTLGANVVRIHLQFGRFMLSPDKANEKALDRLELLVSDAESLGLYLDITGLACYKKEHIPDWYDGLSEKDRWRAQAVFWEAVAKKCADHPGVFCYDIMNEPVVPSGRREDWLGAAFAEVYYYVQFISLDRRDRPRTDISREWLKVMVSAIRKHDKRHLITVGLLPCKPGDDPESGFAPKTVAPEVDFLSVHIYPESTKLHESLDILKAFDIGKPVVIEETFPMHCSVMELQEFLTKSEGHAAGWIGFYWGKTIEECRKSGSWGNTVMVAWLELLQQMTKPSAD, via the coding sequence ATGAGACTCGGAGTTGCGGTCGTAGCGTTTTTCGTGCTCCTCGTCGGTGGCGCGGAGTGCAAACAGATGGAGTTGATCAAGATCGGCAGAGACGGGAAGTCGTTCGTTCTGGCATCTTCGGGGAAGCCGTTCGTCCCGCGCGGTTTCAACTACGACCGCGATGATAGCGGCCGGCTGCTGGAGGACTACTGGGACACCGAGTGGCCTACCGTACATGAAGACCTCGCCGAGATGAAGACGCTCGGCGCGAACGTCGTCCGCATCCACCTGCAGTTCGGGCGGTTCATGCTGAGTCCCGACAAGGCGAATGAGAAGGCGCTCGATCGGCTCGAACTCTTGGTGTCTGATGCCGAGAGCCTCGGACTGTACCTCGACATCACCGGTCTCGCGTGCTACAAGAAGGAGCACATCCCCGACTGGTACGACGGCCTCTCCGAGAAGGACCGGTGGCGCGCTCAGGCCGTCTTCTGGGAGGCCGTCGCGAAGAAGTGCGCTGATCACCCCGGTGTCTTCTGCTACGACATAATGAACGAGCCTGTCGTTCCATCGGGTCGCCGTGAGGACTGGCTCGGAGCGGCATTCGCCGAGGTCTACTACTACGTCCAGTTCATCTCCCTCGACCGGCGCGATCGGCCGCGGACCGACATCTCGCGCGAGTGGCTGAAGGTCATGGTCTCCGCTATCCGCAAGCATGACAAGCGACACCTCATCACCGTCGGTCTGCTCCCCTGCAAACCGGGCGACGATCCCGAGTCCGGTTTCGCACCGAAGACCGTGGCTCCCGAGGTCGACTTCCTCAGCGTCCACATCTATCCCGAGAGCACCAAGCTTCATGAGTCGCTCGACATCCTGAAGGCGTTCGACATCGGCAAGCCGGTGGTCATCGAGGAGACCTTCCCGATGCACTGCTCAGTCATGGAGCTTCAGGAGTTTCTCACCAAGTCCGAGGGCCATGCCGCTGGGTGGATCGGCTTCTACTGGGGCAAGACGATCGAAGAATGTCGCAAGTCCGGTTCCTGGGGCAATACGGTCATGGTCGCCTGGCTCGAACTCTTGCAGCAGATGACGAAGCCCTCCGCTGATTGA
- a CDS encoding exo-alpha-sialidase: protein MNEKKIEAYGALSTEYKGKPSVKADFAEPQVIAVADKEYGWGWYQFPSIGEWADGTLCLTYSAAPDAAESYGTPRPMMTSHDRGKTWTPHTGKWGVSGLLLPNGDRIGVLTPKPYKVADLHLPEPVGVLSSNYGNQKHVMYRVTDLPAKLQTIRIRRLKKGVENAFTEHAVVDDPQSLRYSLRDVFPIIWWGDLHLASDGSILAGIYPGYRLLGDGTIDPKGNVFFYRSTDDGRSWKLQGRILYQPDPKADPVGDKRGGFTEPTFEILADGSLLCVMRTTDGAGIGPMYSSRSKDMGKTWSKPKAFAPNGVLPKLLRLDNGVLVLASGRPGVQVRFCTDGNGQQWTDPFDLVPVTSDNVSADTCGYTSLLATGPDSFLIAYSHFKHQTSDGQLRKAILLREITVRRP from the coding sequence ATGAACGAGAAGAAGATCGAGGCATACGGCGCACTTTCGACCGAGTACAAGGGCAAGCCTTCAGTGAAGGCGGACTTCGCCGAGCCGCAGGTCATCGCGGTCGCCGACAAGGAGTACGGCTGGGGATGGTACCAGTTTCCCTCCATCGGCGAGTGGGCGGACGGCACGCTCTGCCTCACCTACAGTGCCGCCCCCGATGCCGCCGAGAGCTACGGCACTCCACGCCCCATGATGACCTCGCACGATCGGGGCAAGACCTGGACGCCGCACACTGGCAAGTGGGGCGTATCGGGCCTGCTCCTCCCGAACGGCGACCGCATTGGCGTCCTGACCCCGAAGCCGTACAAGGTCGCCGATCTCCATCTTCCGGAGCCGGTCGGCGTGCTGAGCAGTAACTACGGCAACCAGAAGCACGTCATGTACCGCGTGACCGACCTCCCAGCGAAGCTCCAGACGATCCGCATCCGGCGTCTGAAGAAGGGCGTGGAGAACGCGTTCACCGAGCATGCCGTTGTGGACGATCCACAGTCGCTTAGATACAGCCTCCGGGACGTCTTCCCGATCATCTGGTGGGGCGATCTGCACCTGGCATCCGACGGATCGATTCTCGCCGGCATCTATCCCGGCTACCGTCTGCTCGGCGACGGCACGATCGATCCGAAGGGCAACGTCTTCTTCTATCGATCGACCGACGATGGGCGCAGTTGGAAGCTCCAGGGACGCATACTGTACCAGCCGGACCCGAAGGCCGATCCGGTCGGGGACAAGCGAGGCGGATTCACGGAGCCGACTTTCGAGATCCTGGCCGACGGATCGCTCCTCTGCGTCATGCGCACGACCGACGGCGCAGGCATCGGCCCGATGTACTCCAGCCGCTCGAAGGACATGGGCAAGACCTGGTCGAAGCCCAAAGCGTTCGCTCCGAACGGCGTCCTCCCGAAGCTCCTGCGCCTCGACAACGGCGTACTTGTGCTTGCATCCGGCCGCCCTGGCGTCCAAGTGCGCTTCTGCACCGACGGGAATGGTCAGCAATGGACCGACCCGTTTGACTTGGTGCCGGTCACGTCCGACAACGTCAGCGCCGACACATGCGGCTACACCAGCCTGCTCGCCACCGGCCCGGACAGCTTCCTGATCGCCTACTCGCACTTCAAGCATCAGACGTCCGATGGTCAGCTTCGAAAAGCGATCCTCCTCCGTGAAATCACGGTGAGACGACCTTAG
- a CDS encoding D-hexose-6-phosphate mutarotase yields the protein MTKHLNGELGIPGSVRISAGNGGLPMVMLTHASGSSAEVYLHGAHIASWKNRAGEELLFLSRESHWAEDKPIRGGIPVIFPQFGGRGPLPQHGFARTSAWQLLSTELLDSGVVSVELKMNETDVSLAIWPHRYVLRMNVLLDANVLAVGVRVTNTGDQPFDFQTALHTYFRVADIGRTAVVGLRGVTYTDSLLDDVSAVEDRDTVLFDQETDRVYIDAPDLLRVEDECGGRTIVVEKRNMPDVVVWNPWIAKSRRMPDFGDDEYLRMVCVETGAIETRPSLFPGESWDGETTFLSG from the coding sequence ATGACCAAGCATCTCAATGGTGAACTCGGCATCCCCGGGTCCGTACGAATCTCCGCCGGGAACGGCGGTCTGCCGATGGTCATGCTGACCCACGCATCCGGGTCGAGCGCGGAGGTCTATCTCCACGGTGCGCACATCGCTTCCTGGAAGAACCGCGCTGGCGAGGAACTCCTGTTTCTCAGTCGTGAGTCCCATTGGGCCGAAGACAAGCCAATCCGCGGAGGCATCCCGGTCATCTTCCCGCAGTTCGGAGGAAGAGGCCCGCTCCCGCAGCACGGGTTCGCCCGCACTTCGGCTTGGCAACTACTCAGCACCGAACTGCTCGATAGCGGCGTCGTATCCGTCGAGTTGAAGATGAACGAGACCGACGTGTCGCTCGCGATCTGGCCGCATCGGTATGTCCTAAGAATGAATGTCCTGCTTGACGCGAATGTGCTCGCAGTCGGAGTGCGCGTGACAAATACCGGTGACCAACCCTTCGACTTCCAGACGGCGCTTCACACGTACTTCCGCGTCGCTGATATCGGCAGGACTGCCGTCGTCGGCCTTCGTGGTGTCACTTACACGGATTCGTTGCTGGACGATGTGTCCGCAGTCGAGGACCGGGATACCGTCCTGTTCGACCAGGAAACCGACAGGGTGTACATCGACGCCCCGGATCTCCTCCGTGTCGAGGACGAATGCGGCGGCCGGACGATCGTCGTCGAGAAGCGGAATATGCCGGACGTGGTAGTCTGGAATCCCTGGATCGCCAAGTCCCGGCGCATGCCCGACTTCGGCGACGACGAGTATCTGCGAATGGTCTGCGTCGAGACTGGCGCCATCGAGACTCGGCCGAGTCTGTTTCCGGGCGAATCCTGGGATGGCGAAACGACGTTCCTGTCCGGTTGA
- a CDS encoding PEP-CTERM sorting domain-containing protein: protein MKYALIALALVALVATGATAATVSYGPYAIGLSTTNWANSIGLQMFDPSLGTLNSISFTLNGHVEGNAKFESMDASPATVGMDLSAMLTLQRPDLSTLVVTIPLASTTDNVTAFDGTIDFGGTSGKTYNNLNANDSDSATTSTAADKALFTGLGLINLPVKAQGASTGYGAGNLLLQFQTLASASASVTYDYTPIPEPSSLLALMSGLGLVGFAVRRRR, encoded by the coding sequence ATGAAGTACGCTCTTATCGCTTTGGCGCTTGTGGCATTGGTCGCGACCGGCGCGACTGCGGCCACAGTGTCATACGGTCCGTATGCAATCGGACTGAGCACGACTAACTGGGCGAACAGCATCGGCCTTCAGATGTTCGATCCCTCTCTGGGCACTCTGAACAGCATCAGTTTCACCCTGAATGGTCATGTTGAGGGAAATGCCAAGTTCGAGAGCATGGACGCGAGCCCCGCGACGGTGGGCATGGACCTCTCGGCAATGCTGACTCTCCAGCGCCCGGATCTGAGCACTCTGGTTGTAACCATACCGCTGGCGTCAACCACCGACAATGTCACGGCATTCGACGGGACGATTGACTTCGGTGGCACGTCAGGAAAGACCTACAACAACCTGAATGCGAACGACTCGGATTCGGCGACGACCTCGACCGCCGCCGACAAAGCCCTGTTTACCGGCCTGGGGTTAATCAACCTGCCGGTCAAGGCACAGGGCGCCTCGACGGGTTATGGTGCCGGGAACCTGCTTCTGCAGTTCCAGACACTGGCATCCGCATCTGCCAGCGTGACCTACGATTACACGCCGATCCCTGAGCCGTCCAGCCTGCTTGCTCTTATGAGCGGCCTGGGTCTGGTCGGTTTCGCAGTCAGACGCAGACGATAA
- a CDS encoding phosphomannomutase/phosphoglucomutase, translating to MGIFKACDIRGVYGNDLTDEIVYRIGRALGTILAGKSVIVGGDVRRSTPSLKAKVSQGLVESGAEVLDIGIVPTPVFYFARRCLGLEPGVMVTASHNPAEFNGLKIVLGPLPITEDELRRVGDLAERGAFREGQGSIRALEIIPEYRRFISSVLPAEQQAHLVKIVIDCGNGCNSELAPDLFRRFGFHIEELYCTPDGIFPNRNPNSADPGNLDGLIRTVRSAKADVGVAFDGDGDRVAFVDDRGRFLPGDKAIVIMARSLLTAHRGEKVVYDLKCSSIVPEAVAEAGGIPLAERSGHTFIRARMISENALFGAEISGHYFYRDLGGGDDGIYSALLMANMLARTGRSLSDLADEVPAYENTPDIRVSFAGNREDLIKRIASAFPAERVSKLDGVRIEFNGGWALARPSVTEPAITFRFEAESRNRLDAIIDEFLRPVPEIESGVRHNLVDRGSEE from the coding sequence ATGGGCATCTTCAAGGCCTGCGACATTCGGGGAGTATACGGCAACGATCTGACGGATGAGATTGTCTACAGAATTGGCCGCGCGCTGGGAACAATACTGGCAGGCAAGTCCGTCATAGTAGGTGGAGACGTTCGCAGGAGCACTCCGTCGCTCAAAGCGAAGGTTTCGCAAGGCCTTGTGGAGAGCGGTGCAGAGGTCCTTGACATCGGAATAGTCCCAACTCCAGTGTTCTATTTCGCGAGGCGGTGCCTCGGATTGGAGCCCGGAGTGATGGTGACGGCCTCCCACAACCCTGCGGAGTTCAACGGTCTCAAGATAGTCCTGGGGCCGCTTCCGATCACGGAAGATGAACTGAGAAGGGTGGGGGACCTTGCCGAACGGGGAGCGTTCCGTGAGGGTCAGGGCAGCATACGCGCTCTGGAAATCATACCTGAATATCGGCGTTTCATATCATCTGTGCTCCCTGCGGAGCAGCAAGCGCACCTTGTCAAGATCGTTATAGACTGTGGCAATGGCTGCAATTCGGAACTGGCCCCGGATCTGTTCCGGCGTTTCGGATTCCATATCGAAGAGCTATACTGCACTCCTGATGGCATCTTTCCTAATCGGAATCCGAACTCAGCCGACCCGGGCAACCTGGACGGCTTGATCCGGACCGTTCGTAGTGCGAAAGCCGATGTTGGAGTTGCATTCGACGGAGACGGCGATCGCGTTGCGTTCGTAGATGACCGGGGCCGGTTCCTTCCTGGCGACAAGGCCATCGTGATAATGGCCCGCAGCCTCCTCACCGCTCACCGCGGGGAGAAAGTGGTCTACGATCTCAAGTGTTCATCCATCGTTCCCGAAGCAGTGGCCGAAGCCGGAGGTATCCCTCTCGCCGAGCGGTCCGGACACACCTTCATCAGAGCCCGAATGATCTCAGAAAATGCGCTGTTCGGCGCAGAGATCAGCGGCCACTACTTCTATCGAGACCTCGGCGGAGGAGATGACGGCATCTACTCCGCGCTTCTGATGGCCAATATGCTGGCCCGCACCGGCAGGTCGCTCTCCGACCTGGCCGATGAGGTGCCGGCTTACGAGAACACCCCGGACATCAGGGTGTCGTTCGCAGGCAACCGGGAAGATCTGATCAAGCGCATCGCGTCGGCCTTCCCCGCCGAGCGAGTATCGAAACTCGACGGCGTCAGAATCGAGTTCAATGGAGGCTGGGCGCTCGCAAGACCTTCCGTGACGGAACCGGCGATCACCTTTCGGTTTGAGGCCGAGAGTCGCAATCGCCTCGATGCAATAATAGATGAGTTCCTGAGACCGGTTCCGGAGATCGAGTCCGGCGTTCGGCACAACCTGGTTGACCGTGGCTCCGAAGAGTGA
- a CDS encoding sigma-70 family RNA polymerase sigma factor, which produces MRRDESAIIQRCKQGDLSAFDELVRLYEKQVYSFAYRLTGNYDDANDISSEAFVKVFNSINTFRGDANFSTWLFRVVTNLYLDERKRSKAHLNVPLDEYIDLEESTVTRQIEDSSPGPEQLLEQMERAEALNALIQQLPDYQRAMVLLYHTQGRSYEDIAEIMGLPIGTVKSRLNRARLSLREKLGPVLELFDL; this is translated from the coding sequence GTGCGTCGAGACGAAAGCGCGATAATCCAGAGGTGCAAGCAGGGCGATCTGTCCGCCTTCGACGAACTCGTGCGCTTGTACGAGAAGCAGGTGTACAGCTTCGCCTACCGCCTGACCGGCAACTATGACGATGCGAACGACATATCTTCCGAGGCCTTCGTCAAGGTCTTCAATTCCATAAACACATTCAGAGGTGATGCCAACTTTTCAACTTGGCTCTTCCGCGTCGTGACCAATCTCTACCTGGACGAGCGGAAAAGGTCGAAAGCGCACTTGAATGTTCCCCTGGACGAGTACATTGATCTGGAAGAAAGCACGGTGACCCGCCAGATCGAAGACTCGTCGCCGGGCCCGGAGCAGCTACTGGAGCAGATGGAGCGTGCTGAAGCGCTGAATGCCCTGATCCAGCAGCTTCCTGATTATCAACGGGCCATGGTTCTCTTATATCATACCCAGGGGAGATCGTACGAGGATATCGCCGAGATAATGGGGTTGCCTATCGGTACCGTCAAGTCGCGGCTCAATCGAGCCAGGCTTTCGCTCAGGGAGAAACTTGGGCCGGTGCTGGAACTTTTCGACCTTTAG
- a CDS encoding zf-HC2 domain-containing protein, which translates to MKCERARELFSEYLEGSIDYALTATVRTHVDQCDVCREDLRAFQCTWDAMSALPEIEPPASFRHDVVMRAARLQHERRSEQRRGLFGLDWNYSIGRLLPTRALAVAAAGAVLAAVLINLVPRIAPLLDENNRRISGFSPLLPAGAEQRYAKEEWQSRKILSNALWASIRSTDLGEGRSYYELVLEINNKALVRRVTNRIAADVYVLPPGRFGVASADQRAPVWSGNVLGSSPVHVAVPGISNSKGDPMPVTLLINYRFEKISFAKIVFVPTDSSPAGCTDPFVSFTGPVIRPMQNDLYAVLQGVSQSKGLAIIANGTLHKQPTPMSIISGTTEDVLRTMLTPLDLTWAVIDGAVYVDKEFRVEAE; encoded by the coding sequence ATGAAGTGCGAGAGAGCCAGAGAGTTGTTTTCGGAGTATCTGGAGGGCAGCATAGACTACGCTCTGACTGCCACCGTACGAACTCATGTGGACCAGTGCGATGTGTGCAGAGAGGATCTGCGCGCCTTTCAGTGCACCTGGGACGCAATGTCCGCCCTGCCGGAAATCGAACCCCCCGCGAGTTTCCGCCACGATGTAGTCATGAGAGCTGCCCGACTTCAGCACGAGCGGAGGTCGGAGCAGCGGCGCGGCCTGTTCGGGCTTGACTGGAACTATTCAATCGGCAGGCTCCTTCCCACCAGGGCCTTGGCGGTTGCGGCTGCGGGTGCCGTTCTGGCAGCCGTGCTGATAAACCTGGTCCCGCGCATCGCCCCGCTTCTTGACGAGAACAACCGCAGGATATCCGGGTTCTCGCCGCTCCTCCCTGCTGGGGCTGAGCAGAGATACGCGAAGGAAGAATGGCAGTCCCGGAAGATTCTCAGCAACGCGCTGTGGGCTTCCATAAGGTCTACGGATCTGGGCGAAGGCAGAAGTTACTACGAACTGGTTCTGGAGATCAACAACAAAGCTCTTGTGCGGCGGGTCACAAACCGGATAGCGGCTGATGTCTACGTTCTTCCTCCCGGCAGGTTCGGTGTGGCGTCTGCCGATCAGCGCGCCCCGGTCTGGTCGGGCAATGTGCTGGGCAGCAGTCCGGTTCACGTTGCGGTCCCGGGCATCAGCAACTCCAAGGGCGATCCGATGCCGGTAACTCTGCTGATCAACTATCGGTTCGAGAAGATCAGCTTTGCGAAGATAGTGTTCGTCCCGACCGACAGTTCGCCTGCTGGATGCACTGACCCCTTCGTGAGTTTCACTGGGCCGGTGATCAGACCGATGCAGAACGATCTCTATGCCGTGCTCCAGGGCGTATCGCAGAGCAAGGGTCTGGCGATCATCGCCAACGGGACTCTGCATAAACAGCCGACCCCCATGAGTATCATCTCTGGGACCACTGAGGATGTTCTGCGCACGATGCTGACCCCGCTCGACCTGACGTGGGCGGTGATAGACGGTGCGGTGTATGTTGACAAGGAGTTTCGAGTCGAGGCGGAGTAG